The Sebastes fasciatus isolate fSebFas1 chromosome 4, fSebFas1.pri, whole genome shotgun sequence genome window below encodes:
- the cry1b gene encoding cryptochrome-1b: protein MVVNTIHWFRKGLRLHDNPSLRDSIRDADTLRCVYILDPWFAGSSNVGINRWRFLLQCLEDLDASLRKLNSRLFVIRGQPTDVFPRIFKEWQINRLSYEYDSEPFGKERDAAIQKLASEAKVEVTVRTAHTLYDLDKIIELNDGQSPLTYKRFQALINRMDAVELPAETITSEVLKNCATPISEDHDDKFGVPSLEELGFETEGLTTAVWPGGETEALMRLERHLERKAWVANFERPRMNANSLLASPTGLSPYLRFGCLSCRLFYFKLTDLYMKVKKNSTPPLSLYGQLLWREFFYTTATNNPCFDKMEGNPVCVQIPWDRNPEALAKWAEGRTGFPWIDAIMTQLRQEGWIHHLARHAVACFLTRGDLWVSWEEGMKVFEELLIDADWSVNAGSWMWLSCSSFFQQFFHCYCPVGFGRRTDPNGDYIRRYLPILKGFPAKYIYDPWNAPEEVQRTAKCMIGVHYPRPMVNHAEASRVNIERMKQIYQQLSSYRGLGMLASVPANLNNGANGSNVVAVNTGTSQGPVGSSEGLNTYAGMSRTERGHSTQKRRREEVSPKCSSKFWRPSK from the exons ATGGTGGTCAACACCATCCACTGGTTCAGGAAGGGGCTGCGGCTGCACGACAACCCGTCTCTGAGGGACTCTATCCGGGATGCGGACACGCTGCGCTGCGTCTACATCCTTGACCCCTGGTTCGCAGGCTCCTCCAATGTGGGCATCAACAGGTGGAG GTTTCTGTTGCAGTGCTTAGAGGATTTGGATGCCAGCCTGCGCAAACTCAACTCCCGCTTGTTTGTCATCAGAGGCCAGCCTACAGATGTCTTCCCTCGGATTTTTAAG GAATGGCAGATTAACCGTCTATCTTATGAGTACGACTCCGAGCCGTTTGGCAAGGAACGTGATGCTGCCATCCAGAAACTAGCCAGCGAGGCCAAGGTAGAGGTCACGGTGCGGACTGCACACACCCTCTACGATCTGGACAA GATCATAGAACTCAATGATGGTCAGTCTCCTCTCACGTACAAGCGCTTCCAGGCCCTCATCAACCGTATGGATGCTGTGGAGCTGCCCGCAGAGACGATCACATCCGAGGTTCTCAAAAACTGTGCCACACCCATCAGCGAAGACCACGATGACAAGTTTGGGGTGCCCTCCCTGGAAGAGCTTG GTTTTGAGACAGAGGGCCTGACCACAGCAGTATGGCCAGGTGGAGAAACAGAAGCCCTCATGAGGCTGGAGCGGCATCTGGAGAGAAAG GCATGGGTGGCAAACTTTGAGCGTCCACGTATGAACGCCAACTCCCTGCTGGCCAGTCCCACCGGCCTCAGCCCCTACCTGCGCTTCGGATGTCTCTCCTGTCGACTCTTCTACTTCAAACTCACTGACCTGTACATGAAG GTCAAGAAGAACAGCACCCCGCCGCTCTCCTTGTATGGCCAGCTGCTGTGGAGGGAGTTCTTCTATACGACGGCCACCAACAACCCCTGCTTTGACAAGATGGAGGGAAACCCCGTTTGTGTGCAGATCCCCTGGGATCGGAACCCGGAGGCGCTGGCCAAGTGGGCCGAGGGACGGACGGGCTTTCCCTGGATAGACGCCATCATGACTCAGTTGAGGCAAGAGGGGTGGATCCATCATTTGGCGAGGCATGCTGTGGCCTGCTTCCTCACCAGGGGAGACCTCTGGGTCAGCTGGGAGGAAGGCATGAAG gTGTTTGAAGAGCTGCTTATAGACGCGGACTGGAGTGTAAATGCTGGCAGCTGGATGTGGCTTTCCTGCAGTTCATTTTTCCAGCAGTTTTTCCACTGCTACTGCCCCGTGGGATTCGGGCGACGCACGGACCCCAACGGGGACTACATACG GCGATATTTGCCCATACTGAAAGGCTTTCCAGCCAAATACATCTATGATCCTTGGAATGCCCCAGAGGAAGTGCAGAGGACAGCCAAGTGTATGATAGGAGTCCACTACCCCAGGCCCATGGTGAACCACGCTGAGGCCAGCCGCGTCAACATCGAGCGGATGAAGCAAATCTACCAGCAGCTTTCCAGCTACAGAGGACTAG GCATGCTGGCATCAGTTCCTGCCAATCTCAACAATGGTGCAAATGGCAGTAATGTCGTAGCAGTCAACACAGGGACCAGTCAAGGTCCAGTAGGGTCCTCTGAAGGCCTCAACACATACGCGGGAATGTCTCGAACAG AAAGAGGACATTCCACGCAGAAGCGGCGCCGCGAGGAAGTTTCGCCCAAATGCAGCTCTAAATTCTGGAGGCCGAGCAAATAG